The proteins below come from a single Bacteroidota bacterium genomic window:
- a CDS encoding GIY-YIG nuclease family protein, translating to MKTGYVYILTNKRHGTLYTGVSNNIIRRMGEHRSMTEKSFTCRYSLHRLVYLETYDRILDAIARERQLKKWNRSWKIALIEKQNPQWKDLYVDICGW from the coding sequence ATGAAAACAGGTTACGTTTACATACTGACCAACAAACGACACGGCACACTTTACACAGGTGTCAGCAATAACATCATCAGAAGAATGGGTGAACATCGGTCAATGACGGAGAAAAGCTTCACCTGCAGATACAGCCTTCACCGACTGGTATACCTTGAAACTTACGACCGCATTCTGGATGCTATCGCTCGCGAGCGGCAGTTGAAAAAGTGGAATAGGTCATGGAAAATTGCACTGATTGAAAAGCAGAATCCTCAGTGGAAAGATTTGTATGTCGATATCTGCGGATGGTAG
- a CDS encoding DUF4097 family beta strand repeat-containing protein has protein sequence MRHVRQMVQLLVFAGLLLAVPTTTFAQNYDHDEVTSKRFDVANGSLITLDADMGSVVVEGSKGSEVVVNIIKGVNNVSRNEAEKLFDRYEISFDERGRGLEIIGEYDKPRGRINWRKSLKVHYEILVPEDVEVDLKTSGGSIHAENIAGDVNLKTSGGSIQLRDLAGSVTARTSGGSIQGRGLGFVADLHTSGGSINIDGADGAIDAKTSGGSISIADVDGTVDAHTSGGTIRLREIAGAVNAKTSGGSIEAEILGQPKEDMRLQTSGGSVTIHLDDDVRADLDAKASGGSVSTDFAVAVRGTVKKTQLQGEINGGGPLLTLRTSGGSVKIREN, from the coding sequence ATGAGACACGTACGTCAAATGGTACAGTTGCTGGTATTTGCCGGCCTCCTCCTTGCTGTACCAACCACGACCTTTGCACAAAACTACGACCACGACGAAGTTACCTCCAAACGCTTTGATGTAGCCAATGGAAGCCTGATCACCCTCGATGCAGATATGGGTTCTGTTGTTGTTGAAGGGAGCAAAGGCAGCGAAGTTGTTGTCAACATCATCAAAGGTGTAAACAACGTAAGCCGTAACGAAGCTGAAAAACTATTTGATCGTTACGAAATCTCTTTTGACGAACGAGGCAGGGGCCTGGAAATCATTGGAGAATACGACAAACCTCGCGGACGCATCAACTGGCGCAAAAGCCTGAAAGTGCATTATGAGATTCTCGTACCCGAAGATGTAGAAGTCGACCTCAAAACATCTGGCGGCAGCATCCATGCAGAAAATATCGCCGGCGATGTAAACCTGAAAACCTCTGGCGGCTCTATCCAATTGCGTGACCTGGCTGGCAGCGTAACAGCACGTACCAGCGGCGGCTCCATTCAGGGACGCGGCCTGGGTTTTGTTGCGGATTTGCATACCTCTGGCGGCAGCATCAACATTGACGGCGCAGACGGAGCCATTGATGCCAAAACATCAGGCGGCAGCATTAGCATCGCCGATGTAGATGGAACGGTAGACGCCCATACCTCCGGCGGCACCATCCGCCTGCGCGAAATTGCCGGCGCTGTAAACGCGAAAACTTCCGGCGGCAGTATCGAAGCAGAAATTCTCGGCCAGCCCAAAGAAGATATGCGCCTGCAAACCTCCGGTGGCTCCGTAACAATCCACCTGGACGACGACGTCCGCGCTGACCTCGATGCCAAAGCTTCAGGGGGTTCGGTGAGCACCGACTTTGCTGTAGCCGTTCGCGGGACAGTCAAGAAAACCCAACTCCAGGGCGAAATCAACGGTGGCGGCCCGCTCCTCACCCTGCGTACCTCTGGCGGCAGCGTTAAAATTAGAGAGAACTAG
- a CDS encoding ABC transporter permease, translated as MLKNYFKIAIRTLVKHRGYALINILGLAIGLTCFILISLLVRFELSYDGFHDKSDQIYRIVRDIPGKDFLGSNLWTASPAPLDAALVEEFPEVESATKLSKASALIQKDQAGFFENGIFTTNTFFDVFTFPLVHGDATSALRDPGAIVLTRSLAEKHFGDANPVGQTLLVSLDGEHFNGINAMTVTGVVEDVPANSHFTFSFLVPVSSSRENVNYIDRWDSNSYLTYLTLAKGQGPDALTEKLGVINTKHVLQERYYQENPDKIEQFLLQPLGDIHLYSDVNGEFSVGGDGRYVFLFSFIALMILLIACINYINLATARASTRAMEVGVRKVMGAQKRQLIGQFMSEALVPALIALAIAIQLVVVLLPTFGELTARALTLDVTNNSLFLFTLVLIGLCVGILAGSYPALMMSRFSSVGMMKGILKNRKSKTDLRNALVVVQFTISIMLIIGTVVIQRQLHYMQNAQIGVDREQVVVIEIKDRELYRQYEPLKETLERFPHIRAVTAAQTNPTSIDAATLVQNEYVPAEEGVMVYRSAIQPGYIDLFGIEMLEGRTFDAARATDEASALIINETMMHQLGWETAIGKYLPFRGREEIVGVMKDFNFHSFRQQVAPLVLYLETDWWFPYQKMFVKAGTQNMPETIAFLQETMAAFSPAYPFDYYFLDDAYNQLYQTETRLGKLLNYFTVLALCIAFMGLLGLATFTVQQRTKEIGVRKVLGASLIDILLMLSQDFTRLVVVAFVLAAPVGYFVLRGWLDGFAYRIPLGVGTFVLAGLSVLVLTWLTVGYQSLSAALANPVSSLRHD; from the coding sequence ATGCTGAAAAACTATTTCAAAATCGCCATTCGCACGCTGGTCAAACACCGTGGCTACGCATTGATCAACATCCTTGGGCTGGCCATCGGCCTGACATGCTTTATTCTTATAAGCCTGTTGGTCCGCTTTGAGTTGAGCTACGATGGTTTTCACGATAAGTCTGATCAGATTTACCGCATCGTTCGGGACATTCCGGGTAAAGATTTCCTGGGCAGCAATCTGTGGACTGCTTCGCCGGCACCCCTGGATGCTGCACTGGTTGAGGAGTTTCCAGAGGTTGAATCCGCAACCAAACTCTCTAAAGCCAGCGCGCTGATTCAAAAAGACCAGGCCGGCTTTTTTGAAAACGGCATTTTTACCACCAACACATTTTTTGATGTTTTTACATTCCCGCTGGTTCATGGGGATGCTACATCCGCACTCCGCGACCCAGGTGCAATAGTACTCACCCGGTCGCTTGCTGAAAAACATTTTGGCGATGCCAATCCTGTTGGGCAAACGCTCCTGGTATCGCTGGATGGTGAACACTTTAATGGCATTAACGCCATGACCGTAACTGGTGTGGTAGAGGATGTGCCAGCCAATAGCCATTTTACGTTTAGCTTTTTGGTGCCCGTGTCGAGTTCTCGTGAAAACGTGAACTACATCGATCGCTGGGACAGCAACAGTTATCTAACCTACCTGACACTCGCAAAAGGACAGGGTCCTGATGCCCTGACGGAGAAGTTGGGCGTAATCAATACCAAACACGTCCTGCAGGAACGGTACTACCAGGAGAATCCGGACAAAATTGAACAGTTCCTTTTGCAACCACTTGGTGATATTCACCTCTATTCCGATGTAAACGGTGAGTTTAGTGTAGGGGGGGATGGCAGGTACGTTTTCCTGTTTTCTTTCATTGCCCTAATGATTTTGTTGATTGCCTGTATTAACTACATCAATCTGGCAACTGCCCGCGCCTCTACGCGGGCCATGGAAGTTGGCGTTCGTAAAGTGATGGGCGCCCAGAAGCGGCAGTTGATTGGACAATTTATGAGCGAGGCCCTTGTGCCGGCGCTTATCGCATTGGCGATAGCCATCCAGCTTGTTGTGGTTCTGCTCCCCACTTTTGGTGAATTGACAGCGCGCGCGTTGACGCTCGACGTGACCAACAACAGCCTGTTTTTGTTTACGCTGGTGCTTATCGGCTTATGTGTGGGGATTCTGGCCGGCAGTTACCCTGCCCTGATGATGTCCCGATTTAGTTCAGTCGGTATGATGAAAGGCATATTGAAAAACCGGAAAAGCAAAACTGATCTGCGTAATGCGCTTGTTGTTGTGCAGTTTACGATTAGCATTATGCTCATTATCGGCACCGTGGTCATCCAGCGGCAGCTGCATTATATGCAAAATGCCCAAATTGGGGTAGACCGTGAGCAGGTGGTTGTTATTGAGATTAAAGATCGTGAACTATACCGGCAATATGAGCCGCTGAAGGAGACGTTGGAGCGCTTTCCACATATTCGGGCGGTTACAGCGGCTCAGACAAATCCTACTTCCATCGATGCCGCAACCCTGGTGCAGAATGAATATGTGCCGGCTGAAGAAGGTGTTATGGTATATCGGTCTGCCATTCAACCCGGATACATTGATCTGTTTGGTATCGAGATGCTCGAGGGGCGGACCTTTGATGCGGCGCGCGCAACAGATGAAGCATCAGCCTTGATCATCAATGAGACGATGATGCACCAACTTGGATGGGAAACGGCAATCGGAAAGTATTTACCGTTCAGGGGGCGCGAAGAAATTGTGGGCGTGATGAAAGATTTTAATTTCCATTCATTCCGGCAGCAGGTCGCGCCCCTGGTGCTGTATCTGGAAACGGACTGGTGGTTTCCTTATCAGAAAATGTTTGTAAAAGCCGGCACCCAGAACATGCCGGAAACCATCGCTTTCTTGCAGGAGACCATGGCGGCGTTCTCGCCGGCTTATCCCTTCGACTATTATTTTCTCGACGATGCCTATAACCAGCTCTACCAGACGGAAACGCGCCTGGGCAAGCTGCTCAATTACTTTACCGTTCTGGCGCTGTGTATAGCGTTTATGGGCTTGCTGGGGCTGGCTACATTTACTGTGCAGCAACGCACCAAGGAAATTGGCGTCCGTAAAGTGCTTGGTGCTTCTCTGATAGATATTTTGTTGATGCTCTCTCAAGATTTTACCCGGTTGGTTGTTGTGGCGTTTGTGCTTGCTGCGCCGGTAGGGTACTTCGTGCTGCGGGGATGGCTGGATGGCTTTGCCTACCGTATCCCGCTTGGGGTTGGCACGTTTGTGTTGGCCGGCCTATCTGTCCTGGTGTTGACCTGGCTCACGGTTGGTTACCAGTCACTGAGCGCTGCACTCGCTAACCCTGTTTCCAGCCTCCGCCATGATTAG
- a CDS encoding Gfo/Idh/MocA family oxidoreductase, whose protein sequence is MPTNKNINRRQFLGTAAAASTITVLPRKVLGGPGFVAPSDKINAALVGSGCQALRQLMSDWLPREDLHLAAVCDPNKDSDDYRDWGPHYTRDQVRKFIKNPRWGSKNGIRAGREAGKELIESYYANIRGIGDYKGLKTYEDYREMLAEDNDIDLVIDMTPEHLHGVINIASMKAGKHVVAHKSLANTMHEVRQSVNTAKETGVTTHLMAWINDPEHHQLKEWIQSGVIGKVTEVHNWSNRPIWPQGWMENPTEKMKVPRGMNWDLWLGPVPDRPYHLDYTHALFRGWFDFGSGCFGDMGNYSLWRTYRILNPGPVMSVQANVSTSAVIVGNQSQWRRSEVAFPNASTVHLKHADMDIYWYDGGMKPFIPASMLGSNEELADEGMLYIGEYGAILGDFHGRRFKLLPEGRMKALEGSMPKLRDGKDVVGATDEYMNAIKEGRQSRGSFINVQDLAEATCLATVAIQTGKRLEWDHENMKITNVPEANALLKRNYRKGWEV, encoded by the coding sequence ATGCCTACCAACAAAAACATCAACCGCCGGCAGTTTCTCGGCACTGCCGCCGCGGCATCCACCATTACCGTATTACCCCGCAAAGTCCTAGGCGGGCCGGGCTTCGTCGCCCCAAGTGACAAAATAAACGCAGCCCTTGTTGGCTCAGGATGCCAGGCGCTACGCCAGCTTATGAGTGACTGGCTACCGCGTGAAGACCTCCATCTTGCAGCAGTCTGTGACCCCAACAAAGATAGCGACGACTATCGTGATTGGGGGCCGCATTACACGCGAGACCAGGTCCGCAAATTTATCAAAAACCCCAGATGGGGCTCAAAGAACGGAATCCGGGCCGGCCGTGAAGCAGGCAAAGAGTTGATTGAGTCGTACTACGCCAACATCCGTGGCATCGGTGATTACAAAGGGCTGAAAACTTATGAAGACTATCGGGAAATGCTGGCTGAAGACAATGACATAGATCTTGTCATCGACATGACGCCAGAGCATTTGCACGGGGTTATCAATATTGCCTCAATGAAAGCCGGCAAACATGTGGTAGCGCATAAATCCCTCGCTAACACGATGCACGAGGTTCGCCAATCGGTCAATACAGCGAAAGAAACCGGTGTGACCACACATTTAATGGCATGGATCAATGATCCGGAGCACCATCAGCTCAAAGAATGGATTCAGTCTGGTGTCATTGGCAAGGTTACAGAAGTCCACAACTGGTCTAATCGCCCGATTTGGCCGCAGGGATGGATGGAAAACCCAACAGAAAAAATGAAGGTACCCAGAGGCATGAACTGGGACCTCTGGCTCGGCCCGGTACCCGACCGGCCCTACCATCTCGACTACACCCACGCCCTCTTCCGCGGCTGGTTCGACTTTGGTAGCGGTTGTTTTGGGGATATGGGTAATTACAGCCTGTGGCGCACCTACCGGATCTTGAACCCCGGTCCGGTTATGAGCGTGCAGGCCAATGTCTCTACCAGCGCTGTGATTGTAGGTAACCAGTCACAATGGCGGCGCTCCGAAGTAGCCTTCCCGAATGCGAGCACGGTACATCTCAAACATGCCGACATGGATATTTACTGGTATGATGGCGGCATGAAGCCCTTTATTCCGGCAAGTATGCTGGGATCGAATGAGGAGCTCGCCGACGAAGGCATGCTCTATATCGGAGAATACGGCGCCATTCTGGGCGACTTCCATGGCCGGCGATTCAAGCTATTGCCGGAAGGCCGCATGAAGGCGCTCGAAGGTTCTATGCCGAAGCTCCGAGATGGAAAAGATGTGGTTGGCGCCACAGACGAGTACATGAATGCGATCAAAGAAGGACGGCAATCGCGCGGCAGTTTCATCAATGTGCAAGATCTTGCTGAGGCTACCTGCCTGGCTACGGTTGCAATCCAGACCGGCAAGCGACTCGAATGGGACCACGAGAACATGAAGATTACCAACGTCCCCGAAGCCAATGCCTTACTGAAGCGCAACTACAGAAAAGGCTGGGAAGTTTAA
- a CDS encoding DUF1501 domain-containing protein, producing the protein MRTRREFIKQMQAASAAAMAVSLPAATFLSGCNAAVARPASADAVILLWMAGGMAHTETFDPKAYTPFEKGIEAQRILSTFPSHPTVVDGISFSEGLQEIGSVMDRGTVIRNYRAADLGFILHSRHQYHWHTCYEPPQSVQLPHIGSWIARELGPVNPAIPPFINIGQRFTVGESEELKAFHTAGFLGSEYGPFLIPDPSSGLDSVRPPIGMDINRFERRNQLYRELVKKSPMGERGSDYQKESLLNSMEQAYRLLHSPEARAFDLQQEPEDSFNTYNTGRFGLGCLLAKRLVQEGARFISVTTEYEPFIGWDTHENGHTRLAGMKALIDRPIAQLVRDLEASGHLDRTLIILASEFSRDMIQEGRPGKHVRDQVPVPDKLESMKNYGMHRHFTDGCSMLMFGGGIKQGFAFGETAAERPCKTIGAPIYIENIHQTLYHALGIPPETNYEVEGRPVYTTPDGQGEPLLELFA; encoded by the coding sequence ATGCGAACACGACGCGAGTTTATAAAGCAGATGCAGGCAGCCAGCGCTGCGGCAATGGCCGTCAGCCTACCTGCTGCAACGTTTTTGAGTGGATGCAACGCTGCAGTTGCACGCCCAGCTTCTGCAGACGCCGTCATTCTGCTGTGGATGGCGGGTGGCATGGCGCATACAGAAACGTTTGATCCCAAAGCTTATACGCCATTCGAAAAAGGGATCGAAGCCCAGCGGATTCTAAGCACCTTCCCCTCGCACCCCACAGTTGTTGATGGTATTTCGTTTTCCGAAGGCTTGCAGGAAATCGGATCCGTCATGGATCGCGGGACCGTGATCAGAAATTACAGGGCCGCTGACCTTGGTTTTATTTTGCATTCACGCCATCAGTACCACTGGCACACGTGTTATGAACCGCCACAATCGGTGCAACTACCGCATATTGGCTCCTGGATCGCACGCGAACTGGGGCCGGTGAATCCAGCAATACCGCCTTTCATCAACATCGGGCAACGGTTTACGGTAGGTGAATCGGAAGAACTCAAGGCCTTCCATACTGCTGGCTTCCTCGGCAGCGAATATGGCCCCTTCCTCATCCCCGATCCTTCAAGCGGACTTGACAGTGTGCGCCCTCCCATCGGGATGGACATTAACAGGTTTGAACGCCGCAATCAATTGTACCGAGAGCTGGTCAAGAAAAGCCCAATGGGTGAGCGCGGAAGTGACTACCAAAAAGAGTCTTTATTAAATTCCATGGAGCAAGCATACCGGCTGCTCCATTCCCCCGAGGCGCGTGCTTTTGATCTGCAACAGGAACCCGAAGACAGTTTCAACACCTACAACACAGGCAGATTTGGGTTAGGGTGCCTGCTTGCCAAACGCCTCGTACAGGAGGGGGCCCGGTTTATCAGCGTTACTACGGAATATGAACCATTTATTGGCTGGGATACCCACGAAAATGGGCACACGCGCCTTGCTGGGATGAAAGCACTGATCGACAGGCCCATCGCGCAATTGGTTCGCGACCTCGAAGCCAGTGGCCATCTGGATCGGACACTCATAATCCTGGCAAGTGAGTTCAGCCGCGACATGATCCAGGAAGGCCGGCCAGGTAAACACGTACGAGATCAGGTGCCCGTACCCGACAAGCTGGAAAGCATGAAAAACTACGGGATGCACCGGCACTTTACGGATGGATGCTCAATGCTCATGTTTGGCGGGGGTATCAAACAAGGGTTTGCTTTTGGTGAAACGGCTGCGGAACGTCCATGCAAAACCATTGGTGCACCTATCTACATCGAAAACATTCACCAGACGCTCTATCACGCGTTGGGCATTCCCCCGGAGACCAACTACGAGGTAGAGGGCCGGCCCGTGTATACAACACCTGATGGGCAGGGCGAACCCTTGCTTGAACTGTTTGCTTGA
- a CDS encoding DUF1549 domain-containing protein, whose translation MEALYWIWELLGRLHPLIVHFPIGLLVVAFLLELLALRGTREGLRDGIYAMVAIGAGTAVAASVLGWLLSLPGGYTGNTLQFHKWSGIVTAVFACFTYVLLRKETRTQQPEAWRIYRISFAICVLGLTLAGHFGASLTHGSGYLTEVLPWNQPDSRAGELLSAFQAVNDEELSSGQLDQLNLEVRGLFAHKCYKCHSTEKHEGELILDNEEDVFRGGENGVILVAGDAGNSEIIRRLNLPRDHEEAMPKKGKGLSSEEIALISLWIDQGAHWADAELKVFPEAEMALTQPRLPTTNTITHPIDKLVDQYFQQARIRWPDRVEDATFIRRAYLDVIGLLPSPDEISAFMADTQPDKRTRLVDELLNRDEAYAQHWLSFWNDLLRNDYSGTGFITGGRQQITTWLYSALQENWSYNQMVRALLNPDAASRGFIRGIQWRGFVNNSQSVQMQAAQNISQSLLGTNLKCASCHNSFVSNLTLDQAYGFASIFSDSTMQVFRCDKPTGRMAKPAFIYPGLGEVDASSVEERLVQLAEVVVQPANGRLYRTITNRVWDRLLGRGIVMPVDAMDNPPWSQDVLDWIAADFRGNKADLKHLIRQIMTSDTYQLASVPVKAEQDLLAHGYQFKGPARRRLSAEQFADAMSQVLGPVYHGVAFNPQGEHTEAGWIWHRERVVDRDVLPKPGKRYFRHSFTLTADTIEQAEALVAVDHSFTLYVNGNAVATGKDWRRVQRLDLKQHLVEGTNVLAIAGENEGELPNPAGVLFSLQVTSPKGAVQQIISDDSWRSVAEPPANGWEQPAFDDSTWPQVRRYASFNRSHWGQLLDFRHNNDPSGLPFARAALVKLDPFMKALGRPTRENVTTSRDDQATLLQALELTNGVFFNTALREGAQQWFNQYATDGKALVTNIYQTALGREPTRKELRAALDIIGDPVDEVDLQDFLWALFMLPEFQLIY comes from the coding sequence ATGGAAGCACTGTACTGGATTTGGGAACTGCTTGGCCGGCTTCATCCGCTGATCGTTCATTTTCCTATTGGTTTACTCGTTGTCGCGTTCCTGCTGGAACTGTTGGCTCTTCGCGGCACTCGTGAAGGACTTCGTGACGGCATTTACGCTATGGTGGCTATTGGCGCGGGAACAGCAGTAGCAGCCAGTGTGCTGGGCTGGCTCCTCTCTTTGCCTGGCGGCTATACGGGCAATACGTTGCAATTCCATAAATGGAGTGGGATCGTTACAGCCGTGTTTGCCTGCTTCACCTATGTTTTACTTCGAAAAGAAACGCGCACCCAACAACCCGAAGCCTGGCGAATTTACAGGATTTCATTTGCGATCTGCGTACTTGGCCTTACGCTTGCCGGACACTTTGGGGCGAGTCTCACCCATGGTTCAGGATACCTGACAGAAGTATTACCATGGAATCAGCCTGACAGTAGAGCAGGTGAACTGTTGTCTGCTTTTCAGGCAGTAAACGACGAGGAACTTTCGTCCGGACAACTCGACCAGCTCAACCTTGAAGTACGCGGCCTCTTTGCACACAAATGTTACAAATGCCACAGCACGGAGAAACATGAAGGCGAACTGATCCTTGATAATGAGGAAGATGTTTTTCGGGGCGGAGAAAACGGTGTCATTCTGGTGGCCGGGGATGCCGGCAACAGTGAAATCATCCGCCGGCTCAATTTGCCGCGTGACCACGAAGAAGCCATGCCAAAAAAAGGCAAAGGGCTCAGCAGTGAGGAAATTGCTCTCATCAGCCTCTGGATTGACCAGGGTGCCCACTGGGCAGATGCGGAGCTAAAAGTTTTCCCGGAAGCAGAAATGGCGCTCACCCAGCCACGCCTTCCGACAACCAACACCATAACACATCCCATCGATAAACTCGTCGATCAGTATTTTCAACAAGCACGCATCAGGTGGCCCGATCGGGTTGAAGATGCAACCTTTATCCGGCGCGCCTACCTGGATGTCATCGGTCTGCTACCATCTCCCGATGAAATAAGCGCATTCATGGCCGACACCCAACCAGACAAACGCACCCGTTTGGTTGATGAACTCCTCAATCGTGATGAGGCATACGCGCAGCACTGGCTGAGTTTTTGGAATGATCTACTCCGCAATGATTACTCCGGCACTGGCTTCATCACGGGAGGCCGGCAACAAATCACCACATGGCTCTACTCCGCCCTGCAAGAGAACTGGTCGTACAATCAGATGGTACGCGCCTTGCTAAACCCCGATGCGGCATCTCGCGGATTCATCCGTGGGATACAGTGGCGGGGTTTTGTTAACAACAGCCAGAGCGTACAGATGCAGGCTGCGCAAAATATCTCGCAGTCTTTACTCGGGACAAACCTGAAATGTGCTTCTTGTCACAACAGCTTTGTAAGCAACCTCACGCTCGATCAGGCTTATGGGTTTGCGAGCATTTTTTCAGATTCTACCATGCAGGTTTTTCGTTGTGACAAACCAACGGGCCGCATGGCGAAGCCGGCGTTTATCTACCCTGGCCTCGGCGAAGTAGACGCATCGTCTGTTGAAGAGCGGCTGGTCCAGCTTGCAGAGGTTGTTGTACAACCGGCAAATGGCAGGTTGTACCGGACCATCACCAACCGCGTCTGGGATCGCCTGTTGGGCCGCGGTATCGTTATGCCCGTAGACGCCATGGACAACCCACCATGGAGCCAGGATGTACTCGACTGGATTGCAGCAGACTTTCGCGGCAACAAAGCAGATCTAAAGCATCTTATCAGGCAGATCATGACCTCCGACACGTACCAGCTTGCGTCGGTGCCCGTTAAAGCCGAGCAAGATTTGCTGGCCCATGGCTACCAGTTTAAAGGACCTGCTCGCCGCCGGCTTTCCGCTGAACAATTTGCAGACGCCATGAGCCAGGTATTGGGACCAGTATACCATGGTGTAGCTTTTAACCCGCAAGGCGAGCACACCGAGGCCGGCTGGATCTGGCACCGCGAACGGGTGGTGGATCGGGATGTATTACCCAAACCCGGCAAGCGCTATTTCAGGCACTCATTTACCCTTACAGCAGATACGATTGAACAGGCTGAAGCCCTGGTTGCTGTTGACCACAGCTTTACCCTGTACGTGAATGGCAATGCGGTCGCAACAGGCAAAGACTGGCGGCGTGTGCAACGACTCGACCTGAAACAACACCTCGTTGAGGGTACAAATGTCCTTGCCATTGCCGGCGAGAATGAAGGCGAATTGCCCAATCCGGCCGGCGTGCTATTTAGTTTGCAAGTGACTTCTCCCAAAGGTGCGGTACAACAAATCATTTCCGATGACAGTTGGCGCTCGGTTGCTGAACCGCCCGCAAATGGATGGGAGCAGCCAGCTTTTGATGACAGTACATGGCCGCAAGTACGCCGATACGCAAGCTTCAACCGTAGTCACTGGGGGCAACTGCTTGATTTTCGACACAACAATGATCCATCCGGGCTGCCCTTTGCACGCGCCGCACTCGTGAAACTGGATCCGTTTATGAAAGCGCTGGGCCGGCCAACCCGGGAAAACGTGACCACAAGCCGCGACGATCAGGCTACCTTGCTTCAAGCATTGGAATTAACCAATGGTGTCTTTTTCAATACTGCCTTGCGTGAAGGTGCCCAACAATGGTTCAACCAGTACGCCACCGATGGCAAGGCACTCGTAACCAATATCTACCAAACCGCACTCGGGCGGGAGCCTACCCGCAAGGAGCTCCGCGCCGCACTGGATATCATTGGCGATCCTGTTGACGAAGTTGATCTGCAAGATTTCCTGTGGGCGTTGTTTATGCTTCCCGAATTTCAGTTGATTTACTGA
- a CDS encoding nuclear transport factor 2 family protein, whose translation MALSSTEKQNLQLVWDGMDAILKTKNEVVVETSFAIDFIQHNPWAQDGIKHIKEMLAFDFAYKPIRWIADDDIVVYHGYYTAPNPLGEHPLLCVDMWRIEDGKIQEHWDALHPMPQAQVDAATAGDGDGEIAVTKPTVMQNKQTVHRFLDHVLNRGRLDLLPSLVHPNYVYHHESEGPLSSLAVLQDHIEQKNGGRMLHDAKRVIGSGDLVLAHTHQFGTPERVAFDWFRMDEGKIAEHWRVEQPITPLDQVANAHPHF comes from the coding sequence ATGGCTTTAAGCAGCACCGAAAAGCAAAACCTGCAATTGGTATGGGACGGCATGGACGCTATCCTCAAGACAAAAAACGAAGTGGTGGTTGAAACTTCTTTCGCAATTGATTTCATCCAACACAACCCATGGGCGCAGGACGGCATTAAACACATCAAAGAAATGCTTGCCTTTGATTTTGCATACAAACCAATCAGGTGGATCGCGGATGATGATATTGTGGTCTACCACGGCTACTATACGGCTCCAAACCCGCTGGGAGAGCATCCCTTGCTTTGTGTAGACATGTGGCGTATCGAGGATGGGAAAATACAGGAGCACTGGGACGCGCTGCATCCCATGCCCCAAGCGCAGGTAGACGCCGCAACTGCTGGCGATGGCGATGGAGAAATTGCCGTTACCAAACCCACCGTTATGCAAAACAAACAAACGGTACACCGATTCCTGGACCATGTGCTCAACCGCGGCCGGCTTGATCTGCTGCCCTCACTCGTCCACCCCAATTATGTGTATCACCATGAATCAGAGGGGCCGCTATCGAGCCTGGCCGTCCTCCAGGATCATATCGAACAAAAAAATGGGGGGCGTATGTTACACGATGCCAAGCGGGTTATTGGATCGGGTGATCTGGTTTTGGCACATACCCATCAGTTTGGTACCCCTGAACGGGTAGCGTTTGATTGGTTCAGAATGGACGAGGGGAAAATCGCAGAACACTGGCGTGTCGAACAGCCCATAACGCCGCTGGATCAGGTGGCAAACGCGCACCCGCATTTCTAA